In the Clostridium sporogenes genome, one interval contains:
- a CDS encoding head-tail adaptor protein yields the protein MSYRKITKKIITFLILITTISLFGCKKNNESAKVNNDFDIKIATNLLNSYMDYLIEENMEGAQKLYSKKLKKDKIKKENKDVKIKGYTTGEVNEIGKSALFITKVVSVNIKEPYTSVEEYKVRVIKEENEYKIDEINIGMDKEAFTKNNRIRYRNKNNVKTELVIKSTTIPDYVYAKDDTANIEKLIVPKKNIGPMSLSYSENFIAISTYDNDSYIGIVTIDESKAVQGGQDQGNGGDQGGQGGAETGQQGSDMMEEIGEKPIGKEISSLDLLKGSKIDFMVFSPDEKFIAVQYETSDKTKNVRIYQADSADIIPFKMENKFPLSKVNITLSSFTPDSIIFNVSSKENNDKSSAEFIGKWQLDLKEFKVKKM from the coding sequence TTGAGTTATAGAAAGATTACAAAAAAAATAATAACATTTTTAATTTTGATTACTACCATTTCATTATTTGGATGTAAAAAGAATAATGAAAGTGCCAAAGTAAACAATGATTTTGACATAAAAATAGCAACAAATTTATTGAATTCTTATATGGACTATTTAATAGAGGAAAATATGGAAGGGGCACAGAAGCTATATTCTAAAAAATTAAAAAAAGATAAAATTAAAAAAGAGAATAAGGATGTGAAGATAAAGGGGTATACTACAGGAGAAGTAAATGAAATTGGAAAATCAGCATTATTTATAACAAAAGTGGTAAGTGTAAATATTAAAGAACCATATACATCAGTAGAAGAATACAAAGTGAGAGTAATAAAAGAAGAAAATGAATATAAAATAGATGAAATAAATATAGGTATGGACAAAGAAGCATTTACAAAAAATAATAGAATAAGATATAGAAACAAAAATAATGTAAAAACAGAACTAGTAATAAAATCCACAACCATACCGGATTATGTATATGCAAAGGATGATACAGCTAATATAGAAAAACTAATTGTACCTAAAAAAAATATTGGACCTATGAGTCTTTCTTATAGTGAAAATTTTATAGCTATATCAACTTATGATAATGATTCTTATATTGGAATAGTAACTATAGATGAATCAAAGGCTGTTCAAGGAGGTCAAGACCAGGGAAATGGAGGAGATCAAGGTGGTCAAGGAGGAGCTGAAACAGGACAACAAGGTTCAGATATGATGGAGGAAATTGGGGAAAAGCCTATAGGAAAAGAAATATCATCGTTAGATTTATTAAAGGGAAGTAAAATAGATTTTATGGTATTTTCTCCAGATGAAAAATTTATAGCAGTTCAATATGAAACAAGTGATAAAACCAAAAATGTAAGGATATATCAAGCGGATAGTGCAGATATAATACCTTTTAAGATGGAAAATAAATTTCCTTTAAGCAAAGTTAATATAACATTATCTTCCTTTACTCCAGATTCTATAATATTTAATGTATCTAGTAAAGAAAATAATGATAAAAGTTCAGCTGAATTCATAGGTAAATGGCAATTAGATTTAAAAGAATTTAAAGTTAAAAAAATGTAG
- a CDS encoding TIGR01212 family radical SAM protein (This family includes YhcC from E. coli K-12, an uncharacterized radical SAM protein.): MERKWYDKPYHSLNYFLRNKFGCKVFKISLDAGFSCPNRDGKISKGGCIYCSERGSGDFAGDRSFKIHKQFQDIKKIMKDKWSSDKYIAYFQAYTNTYAPIEILREKYEEAIDEDGVVALAIATRPDCLDEEVLNLIEELSKKIYIWVELGLQTVNDETAKVINRGYKLNVFEKAVKDLRSRNIDIVVHTIFGLPGEAQEDMIGTVKYISQLDIQGVKFHLLHLLKGTPLVKLYESGDLEFLSMEEYVELICQAITLLPYNMVVHRLTGDAPRNLLIGPMWSLKKWEVLNAIDKKMKEDNLYQGLNFNNK, from the coding sequence ATGGAAAGAAAATGGTATGATAAGCCATATCATAGTTTAAATTATTTTTTAAGAAATAAATTTGGTTGCAAAGTTTTTAAGATATCATTAGATGCTGGATTTTCTTGTCCTAATAGAGATGGAAAAATAAGTAAAGGGGGTTGCATATACTGCAGTGAAAGAGGGTCTGGAGATTTCGCAGGTGATAGGAGTTTTAAGATACATAAACAGTTTCAAGATATAAAAAAAATAATGAAAGATAAATGGAGTAGCGATAAATATATTGCTTATTTTCAAGCTTATACTAATACCTATGCACCTATAGAGATATTAAGAGAGAAATATGAAGAGGCTATTGATGAGGATGGTGTAGTTGCATTAGCTATAGCAACAAGACCAGATTGCCTAGATGAAGAGGTCTTAAATCTTATAGAAGAATTAAGTAAAAAAATATATATATGGGTAGAATTAGGGCTTCAAACTGTAAATGATGAAACAGCTAAAGTTATAAATAGAGGATATAAACTAAATGTATTTGAAAAGGCGGTAAAAGATTTAAGAAGTAGAAATATTGATATAGTGGTGCATACTATATTTGGATTACCAGGAGAAGCGCAAGAGGACATGATAGGAACAGTTAAATATATATCCCAATTAGATATTCAAGGAGTTAAGTTTCATCTACTGCATCTTTTAAAAGGAACTCCATTAGTAAAATTATATGAAAGTGGTGATTTAGAATTTTTAAGTATGGAGGAATATGTGGAGTTAATATGTCAAGCCATAACTTTATTGCCATATAATATGGTTGTACATAGACTTACAGGAGATGCACCTAGAAATCTTTTAATAGGTCCTATGTGGAGTCTTAAAAAGTGGGAAGTTTTAAATGCTATAGATAAAAAAATGAAAGAAGATAACTTATATCAAGGTCTAAATTTTAATAATAAATAA
- a CDS encoding 2-phosphosulfolactate phosphatase family protein: protein MNIDIVISADHVDEKRLINKTVVVIDILRATSVITTAINNKCKRVIPVLTVEEAKDIAKKSKEDVILGGERNALKIDGFNFSNSPLEYTKQYIEDKTVILSTTNGTRAINNSFNAKTILISALINSKATAKIIDKLDEDLIIINSGTNGQFSMDDFISSGYLIDCLCKIRKDLELSDIAKTAHYVYDNNKDIKSFVQKAKHYSRLKSLNLEKDLEYCFQKDIIDVVPQYKDGYITKSNI, encoded by the coding sequence ATGAATATTGATATAGTAATTTCAGCTGATCATGTAGATGAGAAGAGATTGATTAATAAAACTGTAGTAGTTATAGATATATTAAGAGCTACATCTGTGATTACTACAGCCATAAATAATAAGTGTAAGAGAGTAATACCTGTTTTAACTGTAGAAGAAGCTAAAGATATTGCTAAAAAGAGTAAAGAAGATGTGATTTTAGGGGGAGAAAGAAATGCATTAAAGATAGATGGATTTAATTTTTCTAATTCTCCTTTGGAATATACAAAACAATATATAGAGGATAAAACTGTTATACTAAGTACCACTAATGGGACTAGGGCTATTAATAATAGTTTCAATGCAAAAACTATATTAATTTCTGCATTAATAAATTCTAAAGCTACGGCTAAAATAATAGATAAGTTAGATGAAGATTTAATTATAATTAATTCTGGAACTAATGGCCAATTTTCCATGGATGATTTTATAAGCAGTGGTTATTTAATAGACTGCTTATGCAAAATAAGAAAAGACTTAGAATTATCAGATATAGCTAAAACAGCTCATTATGTCTATGATAACAATAAAGATATAAAAAGTTTTGTACAAAAAGCAAAACATTATAGTAGATTGAAGTCTTTAAACTTGGAAAAGGATTTAGAATATTGTTTTCAAAAAGATATAATAGATGTTGTTCCACAATATAAAGATGGGTATATAACAAAGTCAAATATTTAA
- a CDS encoding HAD family phosphatase, whose amino-acid sequence MKNIEGAIFDLDGTLIDSMGIWEKIDYEFLNKRNLKIPCDLKDKIESLTFEEGANFFKKNFSLKESPKEILKEWNSMVIEEYSLNIKLKNNAKDFLIKLKNKGVKLAIATSNTPELTKLVLENNKILHFFDSITTISEVNRNKTFPDIYLLCAKKLNLSPEKCVVFEDILPAIRSANAANMKTIGIYDNSSKGQENAIKKIADYYIYDYKELSL is encoded by the coding sequence ATGAAAAATATAGAAGGAGCAATTTTTGATCTAGATGGAACACTAATAGATTCTATGGGAATATGGGAAAAAATAGACTATGAATTTTTAAATAAAAGAAATTTAAAAATTCCTTGTGATTTAAAAGATAAAATAGAATCTCTAACCTTTGAAGAAGGAGCTAATTTTTTTAAGAAAAATTTTAGCTTAAAAGAATCTCCAAAAGAAATTTTAAAAGAGTGGAATAGCATGGTAATTGAGGAGTATTCCCTCAACATAAAATTAAAAAATAATGCAAAAGATTTTCTTATAAAATTAAAAAATAAAGGAGTAAAATTAGCTATTGCTACAAGCAATACTCCCGAATTAACCAAATTAGTATTAGAAAATAATAAAATACTGCATTTTTTTGATTCAATAACTACTATTAGCGAAGTTAATAGAAATAAAACTTTTCCTGATATATACCTTTTGTGCGCAAAAAAACTAAACTTATCTCCTGAGAAATGTGTTGTTTTTGAAGATATACTTCCTGCCATAAGAAGTGCTAACGCAGCTAATATGAAAACTATTGGAATTTATGATAATTCATCTAAAGGTCAGGAAAATGCTATAAAAAAAATAGCAGATTATTATATTTATGACTATAAGGAATTATCACTATAA
- a CDS encoding penicillin-binding transpeptidase domain-containing protein, translating to MKKRFLLIISLFSVFLILTSCSRGNKIEKTFNQYKEFWIKKDYQSMYSMLSEDSKKHISKESFIERYSNIYSAMEAKNISIIIDKDKSDKDLTIPFTLSMNSIAGKLNIKGYNITLIKENKDYKIKWNESLIFPKMNNKDIIEVEKYNAKRGNILDKNGAPLATTGIVKSVGIYPAKFKSDDEKDKINKIASILDISESYIENKLNANKNPEHFVPIVDLLDSDRYKINKLLQIKGILINDKKSRVYNGGESIGSLIGYIGSITKEELEKNKNNGYNSSSLIGKAGLESLYEKKLKGKDGGYIYIQRGNEKINIAKKKAINGQDIKLSIDLNLQKKIYSEMNREKGASTAVNPKTGEVLAMVSSPSYDPNIFVTYTSNTQKDAFKKSNNLEFSNRFNDVYSPGSTVKLITAAVGLNNGVINPNLAMDIKGKSWKKDSSWGNYNVTRVKDPGRAITLKDAIKYSDNIYFAKVALDLGSDKFIKGINNFGIGEDLDFEYPIDKTQVSNKGKIDEEILLADTGYGQGQILVSPLHMALAYSALGNDGNIMKPRLNISENSTAKVWKKAIDPNNVDTLVNGFSSVINDSDGTASDIKISGINIAGKTGTAEIKKTQDDNTGTENGWFVGVNTDNSKISLSMIIENVKDRGGSHFVTPKVKNIMEYYLKK from the coding sequence ATGAAGAAAAGGTTTTTATTAATAATTTCTTTATTTAGTGTATTTTTAATTTTAACTTCTTGTTCGAGAGGAAATAAAATTGAGAAAACATTTAATCAATATAAAGAATTTTGGATAAAAAAAGATTACCAATCTATGTACAGTATGCTATCAGAAGATTCTAAAAAACATATAAGCAAAGAGAGTTTTATTGAAAGATATAGCAATATTTACTCTGCCATGGAAGCAAAAAATATTTCAATAATTATTGATAAGGATAAATCAGATAAAGATTTGACCATTCCATTTACGCTTTCTATGAATAGTATTGCTGGTAAATTAAATATAAAGGGATATAATATTACCCTTATAAAGGAAAATAAGGATTATAAGATAAAATGGAATGAAAGTTTAATATTTCCGAAAATGAATAATAAAGATATTATAGAAGTTGAAAAATATAATGCTAAAAGAGGCAATATTTTAGATAAGAATGGGGCACCTCTAGCTACCACTGGTATTGTTAAATCAGTAGGAATATATCCTGCAAAGTTTAAAAGTGATGATGAAAAAGATAAAATAAATAAAATTGCTTCAATACTTGATATTAGCGAATCATATATTGAGAATAAGTTAAATGCTAATAAAAATCCAGAACATTTTGTGCCTATAGTGGATTTATTAGATTCGGATAGATATAAGATTAACAAGCTTTTACAAATTAAAGGTATACTTATAAATGATAAAAAATCTAGAGTATATAACGGTGGGGAATCTATAGGAAGCTTGATAGGATATATAGGTTCTATTACAAAAGAAGAATTAGAAAAAAATAAAAATAACGGCTATAATTCAAGTAGTTTAATTGGAAAAGCAGGACTAGAAAGTTTATATGAGAAAAAGCTTAAAGGTAAAGATGGTGGATACATATATATACAAAGAGGAAATGAGAAAATAAATATAGCTAAGAAAAAAGCAATTAATGGTCAAGATATAAAACTTTCTATAGATTTAAATCTACAAAAGAAAATTTATAGTGAGATGAATAGAGAAAAGGGAGCTAGTACTGCTGTGAATCCTAAAACTGGTGAAGTTTTAGCTATGGTAAGTTCACCTTCTTATGATCCTAATATATTTGTGACTTATACTTCAAATACACAAAAGGATGCTTTTAAAAAGAGCAATAATTTAGAGTTTAGTAATAGGTTTAATGATGTTTATTCTCCAGGATCAACTGTTAAATTGATTACGGCTGCAGTTGGACTTAACAATGGGGTAATAAATCCGAATTTAGCTATGGATATCAAGGGTAAAAGTTGGAAAAAGGATTCTTCATGGGGAAATTACAATGTAACTAGAGTAAAAGATCCAGGGAGGGCAATAACCTTAAAAGATGCAATTAAATATTCAGATAATATATATTTTGCAAAGGTGGCTTTAGATTTAGGAAGTGATAAGTTTATTAAAGGAATAAATAATTTTGGAATTGGAGAGGATTTAGATTTTGAATATCCTATAGATAAAACTCAAGTATCTAATAAAGGTAAAATAGATGAAGAAATATTACTTGCAGATACTGGTTATGGACAAGGACAAATTCTTGTATCACCACTTCATATGGCGTTAGCTTATAGCGCATTAGGAAATGATGGAAATATAATGAAACCAAGATTAAACATAAGTGAAAATAGCACAGCAAAAGTATGGAAAAAAGCTATTGATCCAAATAATGTAGATACATTAGTAAATGGTTTTTCATCTGTTATAAATGATTCTGATGGAACTGCATCAGATATTAAAATATCAGGAATAAATATAGCAGGAAAAACAGGAACAGCAGAGATAAAGAAAACACAAGATGATAATACAGGAACTGAAAATGGGTGGTTTGTAGGTGTAAATACTGATAATTCTAAGATATCTTTATCCATGATTATAGAAAATGTAAAAGATCGGGGAGGTAGTCACTTTGTAACTCCTAAGGTTAAAAATATAATGGAATATTATCTTAAGAAATAA
- a CDS encoding 4Fe-4S binding protein, with amino-acid sequence MKKEHSELFKTIVNSYVNGTLESDIENILSKYNYNKENLCKIISSLCGVEVIYDSNNFIKNLTKAITSYSSQHKIVNKIKDCSMDCKKGNGKTLCQNSCPFDAILINKKNNSTYIDTEKCTDCGFCVEACPTGSILDKVEFIPLIDILKSDVPVIAAVAPAITGQFGKNVSINQLRSALKKIGFSDMLEVAFFADMLTLKEAIEFDHLVKNKDDLMITSCCCPMWVAMVKRVYKDLIKYVSPSISPMIAAGRVLKNLNPNCKVVFIGPCIAKKAEAKEKDLQGDIDFVLTFSELKDIFDSLNINISNMPEDSSSEYASRGGRLYARTGGVSIAVEDVIKRLFPEKAKFLKPVQGNGVIECKKLLSQAQKDAIDSNFIEGMGCIGGCVGGPKAIIPKELGKEAVDEFANNSSIKVSIDSSCMDNILKKLNINSVEDFKDKKKISIFERDF; translated from the coding sequence ATGAAAAAAGAACATAGTGAATTATTTAAAACTATAGTAAATTCCTATGTTAATGGAACATTAGAATCCGATATAGAAAATATTCTTTCAAAATATAATTACAACAAGGAAAATCTATGTAAAATAATTTCTTCTTTGTGTGGTGTAGAAGTAATTTATGATTCTAATAATTTTATAAAAAATTTAACTAAAGCAATAACTTCTTATTCTTCCCAACATAAAATAGTAAATAAAATTAAAGATTGTTCCATGGATTGTAAAAAAGGTAATGGAAAAACTCTTTGTCAAAATTCTTGCCCCTTTGATGCTATATTAATAAATAAAAAAAATAATTCTACTTACATAGATACTGAAAAATGTACAGATTGTGGTTTCTGTGTAGAGGCCTGTCCCACTGGCAGTATATTAGACAAAGTAGAATTTATACCTTTAATAGATATCTTAAAAAGTGATGTACCTGTCATCGCTGCTGTTGCACCTGCCATAACTGGTCAATTTGGTAAAAATGTATCTATAAATCAATTAAGAAGTGCTCTCAAAAAAATAGGTTTTTCTGACATGCTAGAAGTAGCATTTTTTGCGGATATGCTTACATTAAAAGAGGCTATAGAGTTCGACCATCTCGTTAAAAATAAAGATGATTTAATGATAACCTCTTGCTGTTGTCCTATGTGGGTAGCTATGGTGAAAAGAGTTTATAAGGACCTTATAAAGTATGTATCTCCTTCTATTTCACCTATGATTGCAGCTGGTAGGGTTTTAAAAAATCTCAATCCAAATTGTAAAGTTGTATTTATAGGTCCCTGTATAGCTAAAAAGGCAGAAGCTAAAGAAAAAGATTTGCAAGGTGATATAGACTTTGTATTAACTTTTTCAGAACTTAAAGATATTTTTGATTCTCTAAATATAAACATATCAAATATGCCAGAAGATTCTTCATCTGAATATGCTTCACGGGGTGGAAGATTATATGCAAGAACTGGTGGTGTATCTATAGCAGTTGAAGATGTAATAAAAAGGCTATTTCCTGAAAAAGCAAAATTTTTAAAACCTGTTCAAGGTAATGGGGTCATTGAATGTAAAAAATTATTGTCCCAAGCCCAAAAAGATGCCATAGATTCAAATTTTATTGAAGGTATGGGATGCATAGGCGGATGTGTTGGTGGTCCAAAAGCAATAATACCTAAAGAACTTGGTAAAGAAGCTGTTGATGAATTTGCAAACAACTCCTCTATAAAAGTTTCAATAGACAGTTCTTGCATGGACAACATTTTAAAAAAACTTAATATAAATTCTGTAGAAGATTTTAAAGATAAAAAGAAGATATCCATATTTGAAAGAGATTTTTAA
- the murC gene encoding UDP-N-acetylmuramate--L-alanine ligase has protein sequence MSFDFIKDKNKHIHFIGIGGISMSGLAEILLYHNFTVSGSDMNSSPMTEKLKEKGANIYIGHKKENIKDAHLIVYTAAISEDNPEIIEAKEKNIKLMDRADFLGDLMKGYKYNVAVSGTHGKTTTTSMLSHVALKANVDPTILVGGNLDIIDGNVRVGKSDFFLTEACEYKSSFLKFFPYIGVILNIDADHLDYYKDLDDIKNAFSKFIKLIPKDGYLVAYGEDKNIQSILKEANCHVVTYGIDSGDIQASNIKYDEKACGSFDVVKNNEKLFSVKLNVPGKHNILNSLASICVALVSNMKNKDIVEGIESFFGTHRRFELKGHKNDVTVIDDYAHHPTEISATLSAAKKYPHKRIFCVFQPHTYSRTLTLFDDFTKCFDDADEIILADIYAAREKDTGVISSDMLGDKLKERGLKCANFHNFDDIKNYLIENAKSGDLILTVGAGDIYKVGEMYINL, from the coding sequence ATGTCATTTGATTTTATAAAAGATAAAAATAAACATATACATTTTATAGGTATAGGTGGAATAAGCATGAGTGGCTTAGCAGAAATACTACTATATCATAATTTTACTGTATCTGGTTCAGATATGAATTCATCACCTATGACAGAAAAATTAAAAGAAAAAGGTGCTAATATATATATTGGCCATAAAAAAGAAAATATAAAAGATGCTCATTTAATAGTATATACAGCTGCTATTTCTGAGGATAATCCTGAAATAATAGAAGCTAAAGAAAAAAATATTAAGTTAATGGATAGAGCAGACTTTTTAGGTGACTTAATGAAAGGCTATAAATATAATGTTGCAGTCTCTGGAACTCATGGAAAAACAACTACAACTTCTATGTTATCTCATGTAGCATTAAAAGCTAATGTTGATCCTACTATCTTAGTAGGTGGTAATCTAGACATAATAGATGGTAATGTAAGAGTGGGTAAAAGTGACTTCTTTTTAACAGAAGCTTGTGAATATAAATCTTCATTCCTTAAATTTTTTCCATATATCGGAGTAATCTTAAACATAGATGCAGATCATTTAGATTACTATAAAGATTTAGATGATATCAAAAATGCTTTTTCAAAATTTATTAAATTGATTCCTAAAGATGGCTATCTTGTAGCTTATGGTGAAGATAAAAATATACAAAGTATTTTAAAAGAAGCTAATTGCCACGTTGTAACTTATGGTATAGATTCAGGAGATATACAAGCTTCTAATATAAAATATGATGAAAAAGCTTGTGGAAGTTTTGATGTAGTTAAAAATAACGAAAAATTATTTTCAGTAAAATTAAATGTTCCTGGAAAACATAATATACTAAACTCTTTAGCTAGCATATGTGTTGCCTTAGTTTCAAATATGAAAAATAAAGATATAGTTGAAGGTATTGAAAGCTTTTTTGGGACTCATAGAAGATTTGAATTAAAAGGTCATAAAAACGATGTTACAGTAATAGATGATTATGCACATCATCCTACAGAAATTTCTGCTACATTATCCGCAGCAAAAAAATATCCTCATAAAAGAATTTTCTGTGTTTTTCAACCACATACTTATTCTAGAACATTAACTTTGTTTGACGATTTTACTAAATGTTTTGATGATGCAGATGAAATTATCTTAGCTGATATATATGCTGCCAGAGAAAAAGACACTGGCGTTATAAGTTCAGATATGTTAGGTGATAAATTAAAAGAACGAGGATTAAAATGTGCCAATTTCCATAATTTTGATGATATAAAAAATTATCTTATAGAAAACGCTAAATCAGGTGACTTAATATTGACTGTTGGAGCTGGAGATATATATAAAGTAGGAGAAATGTATATTAATTTATAA
- the purR gene encoding pur operon repressor: protein MDKFTRNQRIAIIMKILTENPNKIINLNNFTEIFNAAKSTISEDLFVVKDILNRMSMGKVETISGAAGGVKFINGVSDEKSKEFAEELCINLSKKDRIIPGNFLYVTDIMCNPQIIKQAAKILSSFFSGEHIDYVITVETKGIPLAYEVANLLGVQLVVVRRENKLTEGSTLSINYVSGSSGRVQNMYVSKHAIKKNSNCIFIDDFMKAGGTALGIINLLKEFESKLLGIGVLIDNTDITKKLVNDYFSIIDFNGFDDNGNIVVRPSKLFR, encoded by the coding sequence ATGGATAAATTTACAAGAAATCAAAGAATAGCTATAATTATGAAAATATTAACGGAGAACCCTAATAAGATTATAAATTTAAATAATTTTACAGAAATCTTCAATGCTGCCAAATCTACAATAAGTGAAGATTTATTTGTAGTAAAGGATATATTAAACAGAATGAGTATGGGGAAGGTAGAAACTATATCAGGGGCAGCTGGAGGAGTGAAGTTTATAAATGGTGTATCAGATGAAAAAAGTAAAGAGTTTGCTGAGGAACTATGTATAAATTTAAGTAAAAAGGATAGAATAATACCAGGTAACTTTCTATATGTTACAGATATAATGTGTAATCCTCAAATAATAAAACAAGCAGCTAAGATACTGTCATCTTTTTTCTCAGGTGAACATATAGATTATGTTATTACTGTTGAAACAAAAGGAATACCTTTAGCTTATGAAGTAGCTAATTTATTGGGAGTTCAACTTGTAGTTGTACGTCGAGAAAACAAACTTACAGAAGGCTCAACTTTAAGTATAAACTATGTATCAGGATCCAGTGGAAGGGTACAAAATATGTATGTATCAAAACATGCAATAAAAAAGAATAGTAACTGCATTTTTATTGATGATTTTATGAAAGCTGGTGGTACAGCACTTGGAATAATTAATTTACTTAAAGAATTCGAAAGTAAGTTATTGGGAATTGGGGTATTGATAGATAATACAGATATAACTAAAAAGTTGGTAAATGATTACTTTTCTATAATAGATTTTAATGGGTTTGATGATAATGGTAATATAGTAGTTAGGCCTTCTAAATTATTCAGATAA
- the spoVG gene encoding septation regulator SpoVG yields the protein MQITDVRVRKIASEGKMKAIVSVTFDNEFVVHDIKVIEGQNGLFIAMPSRKTPDGEYKDIAHPINTETREKIQKSIIEEYERAKMEEESSEKVQE from the coding sequence ATGCAAATTACAGATGTACGTGTTAGAAAAATTGCGTCAGAAGGAAAAATGAAAGCTATAGTTTCAGTAACCTTTGATAATGAGTTTGTAGTTCATGATATAAAGGTTATAGAAGGCCAAAATGGACTTTTTATTGCTATGCCTAGTAGAAAAACACCAGATGGTGAATATAAGGACATAGCACATCCAATTAATACTGAAACTAGAGAAAAAATTCAAAAATCTATAATCGAAGAATACGAGAGAGCAAAAATGGAAGAAGAATCTTCTGAAAAAGTTCAAGAATAG
- the glmU gene encoding bifunctional UDP-N-acetylglucosamine diphosphorylase/glucosamine-1-phosphate N-acetyltransferase GlmU: MYNCAIILAAGKGKRMKSSMPKVVHKVCGKEMVNHVIDNVRKANIKDVNLVIGKGSETVKEHTEDRNITYSMQEEQLGTGHAVICAEEFLKDKKGTVAIFTGDAPLITSETIEELFRFHNEGGCSATLISAIVENPAGYGRIIREASGEVKKIVEHKDCNEEELKVNEINSGMYCFDIKVLLDSLKDLNNDNSQGEYYLTDVIEIIKKSGKKVGAIIVPYEEIMGVNSRVQLSDAEKVMRKRINNKHMINGVTFIDCDSTYIDVDVEIGNDTTIYPGCVIQGNTKIKENCILYSNSRIFNSIIASGVTVESSVILESHVGEGTTVGPFAYIRPETKIGKSARIGDFVEIKKSTIGDNTKVSHLTYIGDAEVGSKCNFGCGTVVVNYDGQKKQKTIIGNNVFIGCNTNLISPVKVNNNTYTAAGSTITNEVPEGSLAIARAKQINKEGWVDKKGLLKK; encoded by the coding sequence ATGTATAATTGTGCTATAATATTGGCTGCAGGCAAAGGGAAAAGAATGAAATCTTCTATGCCAAAAGTCGTACACAAAGTTTGTGGAAAAGAAATGGTAAATCATGTAATTGATAATGTTAGAAAAGCTAATATAAAAGATGTAAATTTAGTAATAGGAAAAGGATCAGAGACAGTTAAAGAACATACAGAAGATAGAAATATTACTTATTCTATGCAAGAAGAACAACTAGGAACAGGTCATGCTGTTATTTGTGCAGAGGAATTTTTAAAAGATAAAAAAGGTACAGTGGCTATATTTACAGGAGATGCCCCTTTAATTACAAGTGAAACTATAGAAGAATTATTTAGATTTCATAATGAGGGGGGATGTTCAGCTACTTTGATTTCTGCTATTGTAGAAAATCCAGCAGGATATGGCCGAATTATAAGAGAAGCATCTGGGGAAGTAAAAAAAATAGTTGAACATAAAGACTGCAATGAGGAAGAACTTAAGGTAAATGAAATCAACAGCGGAATGTACTGCTTTGATATAAAAGTTTTATTAGATAGTTTAAAAGATCTTAATAATGATAATTCTCAAGGAGAATATTATCTAACAGATGTTATAGAAATAATAAAGAAATCTGGCAAGAAGGTTGGGGCTATAATTGTACCTTATGAAGAAATCATGGGTGTAAATTCAAGAGTTCAGCTTTCAGATGCGGAAAAAGTTATGAGAAAAAGAATAAATAATAAGCACATGATAAATGGAGTAACATTTATAGATTGTGATAGCACATATATAGATGTTGATGTAGAAATAGGGAATGATACAACAATATATCCAGGTTGTGTTATACAAGGAAATACAAAAATAAAAGAAAATTGTATATTATACTCTAATTCAAGAATATTTAATAGTATAATAGCATCAGGAGTTACAGTTGAAAGCTCTGTCATACTAGAAAGCCATGTAGGAGAAGGTACTACTGTAGGCCCATTTGCTTATATAAGACCAGAAACTAAAATAGGTAAATCTGCAAGAATAGGAGATTTTGTAGAAATAAAAAAATCAACTATTGGAGATAACACAAAGGTATCACACCTTACTTATATAGGAGATGCAGAGGTTGGAAGTAAGTGTAATTTTGGATGTGGAACTGTAGTAGTAAATTATGATGGACAAAAGAAGCAAAAGACTATTATTGGTAATAATGTTTTTATAGGATGTAATACAAATTTAATTTCTCCAGTTAAGGTTAACAATAATACATATACTGCAGCAGGATCTACGATTACTAATGAAGTGCCAGAAGGTTCTTTAGCAATTGCTAGAGCAAAGCAGATAAATAAAGAAGGCTGGGTAGATAAAAAAGGATTATTAAAGAAATAA